In one Xyrauchen texanus isolate HMW12.3.18 chromosome 18, RBS_HiC_50CHRs, whole genome shotgun sequence genomic region, the following are encoded:
- the rsph1 gene encoding radial spoke head 1 homolog: MSDVGSEEFDDEKSSLGEYEGDRNEAGERHGQGKAVLPNGDTYLGSYEYGKRSGRGTYKFKNGARYTGEWLMNLKHGQGIFYYPDGSKYEGSWVDDQRQGHGVYTYPNGDTYDGEWLRHQRHGQGLYTYNDTGSQYMGTWIKGKMESAGELIHLNHRYQGNFVNNNPSGPGKYVFNIGCEQHGMYLQIDQEKGDTEEEEPVVTTTLKWKPMTVTVLSLWTNVKDTETSDQGVVEE, from the exons ATGTCAGACGTTGGCTCCGAAGAGTTTGACGACGAGAAAAGTTCCCTGGGG GAGTATGAGGGAGACAGAAATGAAGCCGGAGAGAGACACGGACAGGGTAAAGCTGTCCTGCCCAATGGAGACACTTACCTAGGATCATATGAATATGGCAAGAGATCTGGACGG GGCACATACAAGTTCAAGAATGGGGCCCGGTACACTGGAGAGTGGCTTATGAATTTAAAACATGGACAAGGTATATTTTATTACCCAGATGGCTCCAAATATGAAG GAAGCTGGGTGGATGACCAGCGACAGGGTCATGGTGTTTACACATACCCTAATGGAGACACTTATGATGGTGAATGGCTGCGCCATCAAAG ACATGGGCAGGGTTTGTACACATATAATGACACAGGTTCTCAGTACATGGGCACTTGGATCAAGGGTAAAATGGAATCAGCTGGGGAGCTTATCCATCTGAACCACAGATATCAGGGCAACTTTGTCAATAATAAT CCCTCTGGTCCAGGGAAGTATGTGTTTAACATTGGGTGTGAGCAGCATGGGATGTATCTCCAGATAGATCAG GAGAAAGGAGATACAGAGGAAGAAGAGCCTGTCGTGACCACTACCTTGAAATGGAAACCCATGACAGTTACAGTTCTTTCTCTTTGGACCAATGTGAAAGATACTGAAACTTCAG ATCAAGGTGTGGTTGAAGAGTGA